One part of the Alligator mississippiensis isolate rAllMis1 chromosome 3, rAllMis1, whole genome shotgun sequence genome encodes these proteins:
- the HGH1 gene encoding protein HGH1 homolog, with the protein MAAAEEAAAVRELLRFLRPEARADVRAQAAAHALGLTGSAEGRALLGGPGPVRALLALSADPAAGGASLAALLNLAAEPGAAAAAALAPALPALLRRALEPAEPRAEALCHLLCNAARAEAGARALAAAPGPGPGPLVEALCAPRAAPHALAPLLANLSRLPEARRALLQRPRCMLQRLLPFTQYEGSAVRRRGVVGTIRNCCFEHCSHEWLLSDEVDILPFLLLPLAGPEELPEEEMERLPVDLQYLPPEKQREKEPDIRKMLLETIMLLTATKPGRCLVKEKGTYLILRELHRWEPEPHVRAACEKLIQVLIGDEPGPGMENLLEVTIPAEVEAQLQRLDREEEEEEERRCQQERSEELGAQTCPQGPSR; encoded by the exons ATGGCGGCggcggaggaggcggcggcggtgCGGGAGCTGCTGCGCTTCCTGCGGCCGGAGGCGCGGGCCGACGTGCGGGCGCAGGCGGCGGCGCACGCGCTGGGGCTGACGGGCAGCGCGGAGGGGCGGGCGCTGCTGGGCGGGCCGGGCCCCGTGCGGGCGCTGCTGGCGCTCAGCGCCGACCCGGCCGCGGGCGGCGCCAGCCTGGCGGCGCTGCTCAACCTGGCCGCCGAGccgggcgccgccgccgccgccgcgctggCCCCCGCGCTGCCCGCCCTGCTGCGCCGCGCGCTGGAGCCGGCCGAGCCGCGGGCCGAGGCGCTCTGCCACCTGCTCTGCAACGCGGCGCGGGCCGAGGCGGGCGCGCGGGCGCTGGCGGCGGcgccggggccgggcccgggcccgcTGGTGGAGGCGCTGTgcgcgccccgcgccgccccgcacGCCCTCGCCCCGCTGCTCGCCAACCTCAGCCGCCTGCCCGAGGCGCGCCGCGCCCTGCTGCAGCGCCCCAG gtgcatgctgcagaggctgctgccctTCACGCAGTACGAGGGCTCCGCCGTGCGCCGCCGGGGGGTGGTCGGGACGATCCGGAACTGCTGCTTCGAGCACT GCTCCCACGAGTGGCTGCTGAGCGACGAGGTGGACAtactccccttcctcctgctgccgCTGGCCGGCCCCGAGGAGTTGCCCGAGGAGGAGATGGAAA GGCTGCCCGTGGACCTGCAGTACCTGCCGCCGGAGAAGCAGCGGGAGAAGGAACCCGACATCCGGAAGATGCTGCTGGAGACGATCATGCTG CTCACGGCCACGAAGCCTGGGCGGTGCCTGGTGAAGGAGAAGGGCACCTACCTGATCCTGCGCGAGCTGCACCGCTGGGAGCCTGAGCCCCACGTCCGGGCTGCCTGTGAGAAGCTCATCCAG GTGTTGATCGGGGACGAGCCGGGGCCGGGCATGGAGAACCTGCTGGAGGTGACGATCCCGGCCGAGGTGGAGGCACAGCTGCAGCGCCTGGAccgcgaggaggaggaggaggaagagcggCGGTGCCAGCAGGAGCGGAGCGAGGAGCTAGGGGCGCAGACCTGCCCCCAGGGGCCCTCAAGGTGA